Within the Longimicrobium sp. genome, the region TCACGCTGTACCTGGCGCCGGAAAGCGGCGGCGGGTCGGCGCGGCGGGCGCGCGAGGAGCTGCGCGACCTCTCCCGGTGGCGCGTCCACACCGGCGATCCGGGGATCACCTATCTCTTCATCCCCCCGGAGCGCCTGACGAAGCTGACCACCCGCGTCGGCCGCCACCTCGACTGCCGCGAGTACCCGCTGGCGTCGCGCTTCCCCGCCCTCGCGCGGCTGCCGCACGTGGGGACGATGCTGGAGCCGCACATGCCGGAAAGCTGCCTCGCCACCTGGAACCTGACGCTCGTCTTCGCCGCGCGGCCGGGGCCGCCCACGCTCGTCGCCGCCGTATTCGACCAGTGGGAGTGGTGAGCGCCGGCCACGCATCTCCCTCCTCCAACCTCTCCCCCGCCATGCAAGCGAACCGCTCCATCCCCGACGTGTCCATCATCCCCGAGCTGGCGTACGACGACGTGCGCGCGGCGGCCCGGTGGCTGTGCGACGCGTTCGGCTTCCGCGAGCGCCTGCGCATCTCCGACCACCGCGTGCAGCTCACCTTCGGCAACGGCGCGCTGGTGGTCCGCGAGCGCCGCGAGGGCGAATCCGTCCCCGGCTCCGGCCATTCGGTGATGGTGCGCGTGGAGGACGCGGACGCGCACTGCGCGAGGGCGCGCGAGCACGGCGCGCGCATCGTCGGCCCGCCCGCGGACTACCCGTTCGGCGAGCGCCAGTACAGCGCGGTCGACCTCGCCGGCCACGCGTGGACGTTCACGCAGTCCATCACCGACGTCGACCCGGCGTCGTGGGGTGGGGAGATGGTGGAGCCTACCTGAAGGTCCAGCTCGGGAACTCGGAGCGCAGCGCGGTGAGGTGGCTGCCGATGTCCCCGGCCGGGGCGGGGCCGTAGACGGTCACCTTGGCCGAGTAGTCCAGCATGAAGCCGTAGGTGATGCTGTCGAGGATGGTCACCGCCTTCCCCTTCACCCCGCACAGGCTCAGGGTGGCCTCCCATTGGATCTCCCGGCCGCCCCCGTCAACCTCGCGTACGGGGGAATCCTGGAACTGGCTGCCGAACTCCGCCTCCTGGGCCTCCTTGTAGTAGAACGGCCTGTCGTCGTCCTTCGGTGGATCGACGTAGGTGACCGGCGGTGAGACCCACGCCGCGCCGCCCGACGTGGTTTCCGGATTGTCGGGGCTGTTGGTGGTGACCGTCTGCACCCAGTGGAAGCCGTCGGGAAACTCGTCGGAGCTGTACAGTTCCATCGC harbors:
- a CDS encoding VOC family protein, which encodes MQANRSIPDVSIIPELAYDDVRAAARWLCDAFGFRERLRISDHRVQLTFGNGALVVRERREGESVPGSGHSVMVRVEDADAHCARAREHGARIVGPPADYPFGERQYSAVDLAGHAWTFTQSITDVDPASWGGEMVEPT